Proteins from a single region of Hordeum vulgare subsp. vulgare chromosome 6H, MorexV3_pseudomolecules_assembly, whole genome shotgun sequence:
- the LOC123404789 gene encoding RING-H2 finger protein ATL73-like yields the protein MLGSGLNLVTTVIGFGMSATFIVFVCARLICGRAARADAEADAAAARAMAPGPAPFDFDIEFRTADLGRTIENTCSGLEPFVVAAIPTMTYSSEAFRSKDDAQCSICLGEYDEKEILRIMPTCRHNFHLSCIDIWLQKQTTCPICRISLDLPGGKTIVSPARSRPQLSGHPESSAGRSPHWILPMHRDRGGGRGNRPASQESLEVQVVVT from the exons ATGCTGGGGTCCGGGCTGAATCTGGTGACCACGGTGATCGGCTTCGGGATGAGCGCCACCTTCATCGTCTTCGTCTGCGCACGCCTCATCTGCGGACGCGCCGCGCGGGCCGACGCCGAagccgacgccgccgccgcccgggcCATGGCGCCGGGCCCCGCGCCCTTCGACTTCGACATCGAGTTCCGCACTGCGGATCTCGGTCGCACG ATTGAGAACACCTGCAGTGGATTGGAACCTTTTGTTGTTGCTGCAATTCCTACAATGACGTATAGCTCTGAGGCGTTCCGTTCGAAAGATGATGCCCA GTGCTCCATATGTTTGGGTGAATACGACGAGAAAGAGATCCTGCGTATAATGCCCACATGCCGACATAATTTTCATCTTTCCTGTATAGATATATGGTTACAGAAGCAAACGACCTGCCCTATATGCCGAATCTCGTTGGACTTACCGGGTGGAAAAACTATTGTTTCCCCTGCCCGTAGCCGCCCTCAATTATCCGGCCACCCTGAGAGCTCTGCTGGTCGATCGCCGCATTGGATACTTCCTATGCATCGTGATCGCGGTGGAGGTAGAGGTAACCGACCGGCCTCACAAGAATCATTAGAAGTTCAAGTGGTGGTAACATGA